In a single window of the Pontibacter russatus genome:
- a CDS encoding OmpA family protein: MKLRNLSLSSLLAVTVLFSSCQTTAPVAGSGNTETTTQAKTDDTGADKPGMKKTTKGGLIGAGGGAVIGGLIGNRLGNTAAGAIVGAAVGGATGAIIGRRMDKQAEELEKSMENAKVERVGEAIRVNFDSGILFKVNSAELSPSAKSDVQKLAQTLKEYDGTNVIIEGHTDNTGSYELNQKLSERRAEAVAAYARSLGVDGSRLQAKGYSYDQPIADNSTAEGRQQNRRVEIIIVANEELKQAAESGEIQE, encoded by the coding sequence ATGAAACTAAGAAACTTATCCCTGAGCTCGCTTTTAGCCGTTACCGTGCTTTTCTCCTCGTGCCAGACCACGGCACCTGTGGCAGGCTCAGGCAATACAGAAACAACGACGCAAGCCAAAACCGATGATACGGGAGCGGACAAGCCGGGCATGAAGAAGACCACCAAGGGTGGACTGATCGGGGCCGGTGGCGGCGCCGTGATAGGCGGCCTTATCGGGAACAGGCTGGGCAACACGGCGGCGGGCGCCATCGTGGGCGCGGCGGTAGGCGGTGCCACCGGTGCCATCATCGGGCGGCGCATGGACAAGCAGGCTGAGGAGCTTGAGAAATCGATGGAGAACGCGAAGGTAGAGCGTGTGGGCGAGGCTATTCGCGTAAACTTCGACTCCGGTATTCTCTTCAAGGTGAACTCTGCCGAGCTGAGCCCAAGCGCCAAAAGCGATGTGCAGAAACTGGCCCAGACGCTGAAAGAGTACGACGGCACCAACGTGATCATTGAAGGCCACACCGACAACACCGGCTCTTACGAGCTGAACCAGAAGCTGTCGGAGCGCCGCGCAGAGGCCGTGGCCGCCTACGCCCGCAGCCTGGGTGTGGACGGTTCGCGCCTGCAGGCCAAAGGCTACAGCTACGACCAGCCCATTGCAGACAACAGCACGGCAGAAGGACGCCAGCAGAACCGCCGCGTGGAAATCATTATCGTGGCGAACGAGGAACTGAAACAGGCTGCTGAAAGCGGCGAGATACAGGAGTAA
- a CDS encoding OmpA family protein, with the protein MKNLRIYLSIFAILSLLSTSCTTGQQAGTSSGNDRGMSKTAKGGIIGAGSGAVVGGVIGRVAGNTAAGAIIGAAVGGTTGAIIGRRMDKQAEELRRDLENAEVERVGEGIKITFDSGILFNTNSAQLQPSAETEIAKLAETLKKYPDTNILIEGHTDNTGSPAINQPLSERRAQAVADYAASMGVDRSRMTTQGYAAEQPIADNSTEAGRQQNRRVEIAIFANEKMKKAAEKGEL; encoded by the coding sequence ATGAAAAACTTAAGAATTTATCTCTCCATATTTGCTATTCTGAGCCTGCTCTCCACCTCGTGTACAACAGGCCAGCAGGCAGGCACAAGCTCCGGCAACGACCGTGGCATGAGCAAAACCGCGAAAGGCGGCATCATCGGTGCGGGCTCCGGTGCCGTGGTAGGCGGCGTTATCGGCCGGGTGGCGGGTAACACGGCCGCAGGCGCTATTATCGGGGCCGCGGTGGGCGGCACCACGGGTGCCATCATTGGGCGCCGCATGGACAAGCAGGCCGAGGAACTGCGCCGCGACCTGGAGAACGCCGAGGTGGAGCGTGTGGGGGAAGGCATTAAGATCACCTTCGACTCCGGCATCCTGTTCAACACGAACTCTGCACAACTGCAGCCAAGTGCCGAAACTGAGATTGCCAAGTTGGCCGAGACGCTGAAGAAGTATCCTGATACCAACATCCTGATTGAAGGCCACACAGACAACACGGGTTCGCCAGCCATCAACCAGCCGCTCTCGGAGCGCCGTGCGCAGGCCGTAGCCGATTATGCCGCCTCCATGGGCGTAGACCGGAGCCGTATGACGACCCAGGGCTACGCTGCCGAGCAACCGATTGCAGACAACTCGACCGAAGCCGGCCGTCAGCAGAACCGCCGTGTGGAGATCGCCATCTTCGCGAACGAGAAAATGAAGAAAGCCGCTGAGAAAGGCGAGTTATAA
- a CDS encoding MBL fold metallo-hydrolase, which yields MQIKFLGTGGAFDTDYRNSAALLEFRDIHILIDCGFTVFPTLVEKGLVRKVGYILLTHLHNDHCGSLANLLLYKHIIEKSPRPIILYPSEQFRQQVYQFLQIQVKDPEKYVEFVPLEQVEGITPIDTYGQHAEGMQSYAYIFDNDTRIVYSGDLGRPEGLFERLERLPEKRTCVFHDITFSADNTGHTYYKKLLPYMSGITMFGYHCDPTKSPDDNPIRLVFYEKALMA from the coding sequence ACTCAGCCGCCTTGCTGGAGTTCAGAGACATCCATATACTGATCGACTGTGGCTTCACAGTGTTCCCGACGCTGGTAGAGAAAGGCCTTGTACGGAAGGTGGGGTACATCCTCCTCACGCACCTGCACAACGACCACTGCGGCAGCCTCGCTAACCTGCTCCTGTACAAGCATATCATCGAGAAGAGCCCCCGGCCCATTATTCTTTACCCATCCGAGCAGTTCAGGCAGCAGGTATACCAGTTTCTGCAGATACAGGTGAAGGACCCGGAGAAATACGTGGAGTTCGTGCCGCTGGAGCAGGTGGAGGGCATTACGCCCATCGACACTTATGGGCAGCACGCGGAGGGGATGCAAAGCTACGCCTACATCTTCGACAACGATACCCGCATCGTGTACTCCGGCGACCTGGGCAGGCCCGAGGGGCTGTTTGAGCGCCTGGAGCGGCTGCCCGAGAAGAGAACCTGTGTTTTCCACGACATCACCTTCTCGGCCGACAACACCGGCCATACCTACTACAAGAAGCTGCTGCCCTATATGAGCGGCATCACCATGTTCGGCTACCACTGCGACCCTACCAAAAGCCCCGACGACAATCCCATCCGGCTCGTGTTCTACGAAAAGGCCCTGATGGCCTGA
- a CDS encoding DUF2238 domain-containing protein, whose amino-acid sequence MTAPRATNPSYLRQPLHLLYSVLFAAFWVYTGLTTPDLENWLMENTLTLSLIIFLTAFYNIFRFSDTSYTLIFLFLLLHVYGSQHQYADNPFGEWLKDQLDLQRNHYDRLVHFGFGLLLAYPLHEVLAHALGKRNVLSYLLPVEFILSLSALYEVVEWLVADVAYEGAAQGTAFLGMQGDIWDAQKDIALALLGGMLAMGAAFALRKK is encoded by the coding sequence ATGACCGCGCCCCGCGCCACTAACCCCTCTTACCTGCGCCAGCCGCTGCACCTGCTGTACAGCGTGCTGTTTGCCGCCTTCTGGGTATATACCGGCCTCACCACGCCGGATTTAGAAAACTGGCTGATGGAGAACACGCTCACGCTCTCGCTTATCATCTTTCTGACAGCTTTTTACAACATCTTCCGCTTCTCCGACACCAGCTACACCCTTATTTTCCTGTTCCTGCTGCTGCACGTGTATGGCAGCCAGCACCAATATGCCGACAACCCGTTTGGCGAATGGCTAAAAGACCAACTGGACCTGCAGCGCAACCACTACGACCGCCTGGTGCATTTTGGCTTCGGCCTGCTGCTGGCATACCCCCTGCACGAGGTGCTGGCTCACGCCCTCGGCAAGAGAAATGTTTTAAGCTACCTGCTGCCTGTGGAGTTCATTCTCTCGCTCAGCGCGCTGTACGAGGTGGTGGAGTGGCTGGTGGCCGATGTGGCATATGAGGGCGCCGCGCAGGGCACGGCCTTTCTTGGGATGCAGGGCGATATATGGGACGCGCAGAAAGACATTGCGCTGGCCTTGCTTGGCGGTATGCTTGCCATGGGTGCAGCGTTCGCGCTGCGGAAGAAGTAG